Proteins encoded in a region of the Mycolicibacterium chitae genome:
- the atpA gene encoding F0F1 ATP synthase subunit alpha, translating into MAELTISAADIEGAIEDYVSSFSADTGREEVGTVIDAGDGIAHVEGLPSVMTQELLEFPGGVLGVALNLDEHSVGVVILGDFEKIEQGQQVKRTGEVLSVPVGDAFLGRVVNPLGEPIDGQGDIKADARRALELQAPSVVQRQGVSEPLQTGIKAIDSQTPIGRGQRQLIIGDRKTGKTAVCVDTILNQRENWESGDPKKQVRCVYVAVGQKGTTIASVKRALEEGGAMEYTTIVAAPASDAAGFKWLAPYTGSTIGQQWMYDGKHVLIVFDDLSKQADAYRAISLLLRRPPGREAFPGDVFYLHSRLLERCAKLSDELGGGSMTGLPIIETKANDISAFIPTNVISITDGQCFLESDLFNQGVRPAINVGVSVSRVGGAAQIKAMKEVAGSLRLDLSQYRELEAFAAFASDLDAASKAQLERGARLVELLKQPQYAPMSVEDQVVAIFLGTKGHLDSVPVEDVQRFEAEFIEHVKASHDGILTEIRESLKLSEETEDKLVEVINDFKKGFQATDGSSVVVDERVDAMSDEDVEKESVKVRKPAPPKK; encoded by the coding sequence ATGGCAGAGTTGACAATCTCCGCTGCTGATATTGAAGGTGCCATCGAGGACTACGTATCCTCGTTTTCCGCTGACACGGGGCGTGAAGAGGTCGGCACCGTCATTGACGCGGGCGACGGTATCGCGCACGTCGAGGGCCTGCCCTCGGTCATGACCCAGGAACTGCTCGAGTTCCCCGGCGGCGTGCTCGGCGTGGCGCTGAACCTCGACGAGCACAGCGTCGGCGTCGTGATCCTCGGTGACTTCGAGAAGATCGAGCAGGGCCAGCAGGTCAAGCGGACCGGCGAGGTGCTCTCGGTGCCCGTCGGCGACGCCTTCCTGGGCCGCGTGGTCAACCCGCTCGGCGAGCCCATCGACGGCCAGGGCGACATCAAGGCCGACGCCCGTCGTGCCCTCGAGCTGCAGGCGCCCTCGGTGGTGCAGCGGCAGGGCGTCAGCGAGCCGCTGCAGACCGGCATCAAGGCCATCGACTCGCAGACCCCGATCGGTCGCGGTCAGCGTCAGCTCATCATCGGCGACCGCAAGACCGGCAAGACCGCCGTCTGCGTCGACACCATCCTGAACCAGCGGGAGAACTGGGAATCCGGCGATCCCAAGAAGCAGGTCCGCTGCGTGTACGTCGCGGTCGGGCAGAAGGGCACCACCATCGCCAGCGTGAAGCGCGCGCTGGAAGAGGGCGGCGCCATGGAGTACACCACCATTGTCGCGGCCCCGGCCTCCGACGCGGCCGGCTTCAAGTGGCTCGCGCCCTACACCGGTTCGACCATCGGCCAGCAGTGGATGTACGACGGCAAGCACGTGCTGATCGTGTTCGACGACCTGTCCAAGCAGGCCGACGCCTACCGCGCCATCTCGCTGCTGCTGCGTCGCCCGCCGGGTCGCGAGGCCTTCCCCGGTGACGTCTTCTACCTGCACTCGCGCCTGCTGGAGCGTTGCGCGAAGCTGTCCGATGAGCTCGGCGGCGGCTCGATGACGGGTCTGCCGATCATCGAGACCAAGGCCAACGACATCTCGGCGTTCATCCCGACCAACGTCATCTCGATCACCGACGGGCAGTGCTTCCTGGAGTCCGACCTGTTCAACCAGGGTGTGCGTCCCGCCATCAACGTCGGTGTGTCGGTGTCCCGCGTCGGTGGCGCCGCGCAGATCAAGGCGATGAAGGAGGTGGCCGGCTCGCTGCGTCTGGATCTGTCGCAGTACCGCGAGCTGGAAGCGTTCGCCGCCTTCGCCTCCGACCTCGACGCCGCCTCCAAGGCGCAGCTCGAGCGCGGTGCGCGCCTGGTGGAACTGCTCAAGCAGCCGCAGTACGCGCCGATGTCCGTCGAGGACCAGGTCGTCGCGATCTTCCTCGGCACCAAGGGTCACCTGGACTCGGTGCCGGTCGAGGACGTGCAGCGCTTCGAGGCCGAGTTCATCGAGCACGTCAAGGCCAGCCATGACGGCATCCTCACCGAGATCCGCGAGAGCCTGAAGCTCTCGGAGGAGACCGAGGACAAGCTCGTCGAGGTCATCAACGACTTCAAGAAGGGCTTCCAGGCCACCGACGGCAGCTCCGTGGTCGTCGACGAGCGCGTCGACGCCATGTCGGACGAGGACGTCGAAAAGGAATCGGTCAAGGTCCGCAAGCCGGCACCGCCCAAGAAGTAG